The genomic stretch CCTCGTCGCCGACGGCCCAGCCGGAGACCCCGGGGCCGAGTGCGGCGATCCTGCCGGAACACTCCAGGCCGGGGTAGGGGGAAGCGCCGGGCGGCGGGTTGTAGAAGCCCTGCCGCTGCAGGATGTCGGCACGGTTGACGGCGCTGGCCACCACCTCGACCAGCACCTCGCCCTCGCCGGGCACCGGATCGGGAACCTCCGCCCACACCAGCGCCTCGGGACCACCAGGTTCGGGAATCGTGATCGCATGCATGCCCGTGACGCTACTCCCCGCAGATGACGGGTCTGGGGCAGACCCGCTCACCCCAGATTTCCGGACGCCGCGTCAGTCGCGGGGCAACGGCCGGTTGTCCAGGGTGACCTGGGCGCCGTGGGACGCGCGGACGATCGTGATGAGCCGGTCGGTCAACTGGAGGGTGCCGACGGCCGGGTCGTCGTAACCGAGCACCCGATGCCCACGTACGACGCTCACCACGAGGTCGTCGGTCTCGCGCGTCCGCTTGCCCACCTCGGCGCGGACCACCGGGCGTTCCACAAGGCCCAGCCCGCTGCCCTGCTGGATCAGGTCTTCCATGACCATGCCGGCGGCGGGGCTGAGCACGGAGAGGCCGAGCAGCCGGCCGGCCGCGCTGGCGCTGGTGATGACGGCGTCGGCCCCGGACTGCTTGAGCAGCGGCGCGTTCTCCTCCTCGCGCACGGCGGCCACGATCTTCGCGCTCCGGTTGAGCTGCCGGGCCGTGAGCGTGACGAGGACAGCGGTGTCGTCGCGCTGGGGAGCGATGATGATCTGGCGGGCCTTGTGCAGTTCGGCCCGTTTGAGCACGTCACTGCGGGTGGCATCGCCCATGACCCCCGCATAGCCCTCGGCAGTGGCCGCGTCGACGGCCTTGGCGCTCGGGTCGACCACGACCACCTGCTCCTGCTTCAGCCCCGTCGCACAGACGGTCTGGATCGCGGACCGCCCCTTGGTGCCGAAGCCGATGACGACGGTGTGGTCACGCAAGGCCGACCTCCAGCGGTTCAGGCGCCATTCCTCCCGGGTGCGTTCGGTGAGGACCTCCAGTGTGGTGCCGACCAGGATGATCAGGAACAGCACGCGCAGGGGTGTGATGACGAAGATGTTGGTGAGCCGGGCGCCGTCGCTGACCGGGGTGATGTCGCCGTATCCGGTGGTGGAGAGCGTCACAGTGGCGTAGTAGAAGGCGTCGAGCAGATCGACCGAGTCATCCGCGTTGTCGTGGTAGCCGTCGTGGTCGGCATAGACGACCAGTGCGGTGGCGACCAGCACGAGCAGGGCCATGAGCAGCCGTTTGACGACCTGGCGGATCGGGCGCTCCACCACTTTCTTCGGGAGTTTCACCCGATGGGTCACCAGATGGTCGCCCGCCTGGCGGGCGATGGCGTCATGGCCCGGAAGTTTCACGTGAAACACACCCCGATCCCCGCGGCCGCCCACGGCAGGTCCAGCAGCTCGGTCTCCTCACCCTGCCCGGCCCCGCCGGGCGGTACGACGGCGAGCGCGTCGGCGGCGGCGATCCCGCGGAGCATGGCCGGACCGTTGTAGTGCAGCGGCGCGGCACGGTCGCCGCGCAGTACCACCGGGACAAGCCGGGTGTCGTGCGGGTGTCCCTGGATCGCCTCCTTGAGCGGCAGCGTGTATGGCTCGGGGGCCGGGTGGGCGGCCAGGGTGCGCAGCAGCGGCTCGGCGAGCGTGAGCAGACCCGAGACGGCGGCGAGGGGGTTGCCGGGCAGGCCGACGACGTGCTGGGCGTCCTTGGTACGGGCGAGCAGCATGGGGTGGCCGGGACGCACCTCGACGCCGTCGACGAGGAGTTCGGCGCCGATGCGTTCCAGGACGGGATGGACATGGTCGACGGGTCCGCCCGCGGTGCCGCCGGTGGTGACGACGAGGTCGGCTTCGGAGCCGGTGACGGCCTGGTGCAGAGCCTCGGCGTCGTCGCCGATCCGGCGCACGGCGACGACCTCGGCGCCGAGCGCGCGCAGCCAGGGCGGCAGCATGGGGCCGAGCGCGTCCCGGATCAGCCCGTCGTGCGGCAGGCCCTCGGTCAGCAATTCGTCGCCGAGGACGAGGACTTCGGCGCGTGGCCGCGGTACGGCGGTGACGCTGTCGTATCCGGCCGCCGCGGCGAGACCCAGGACGGCGGGGGTGACCACGGTGCCGATGGGCAGCAACTGGTCACCACCTCGGCACTCCTGGGCACGTGGGCGGATGTCCTGGCCTTGTGCCAGCTCCCGGGTGGTGTGGAGCCGGCCCTGTGCATCGGTGCGGCCGTGCTCACTGCGCAGCACGGCAGTGGTGTCGGCGGGGATGCGGGCGCCGGTGGCGATGCGGACCGCTTCGCCGTCGGTGAGCGGCTCCGGCTGTGCGTGTCCGGCGAGCACGCCCTCGTCCCGTACGTCCCAGGGGCCGGGCCCGGCGACCGCCCAGCCGTCCATCGCGGAGGTGTCGAAGGAGGGCAGGTCGGTCAGCGCGTCGAGAGGGGCGGCCAGGACGAGACCGAGGGCGTCGCCGAGCGGCACGGTGACGGGGGCACGACGGACGCGGGTGCGGGCGGCGCGGGCGGCGATCTCACGGGCCTGGCGCCATGGGACGGCCCGGTGCTCCTCACCGTGTGCTTCGGGCGCCGGTGCGGGCACCTGTCCCGGTTGGTCGTCGTTGGCTTCCCTCACGAGGGCCAGGGCCTCCTCGACGTCGAGGTCGTCGCTGTCCTCGGCGGGCGCTGCGGCCCGGGTTCCGGGGGCGGTCATCCGGCGTCCGGGGCGCTCGGGCCCCCGCTGCTCTCTTTCCCGCTGTTCTCTTTCCCGCCCCCGTTGTTCTCTTCCTCCCAGCGCAGCGCGAGCGCGGCCGCCTTGCGGGTGGCCTCGGCGACCGCCTCGGGGCCTCCCTTGCCCTGCGCCGCGGCATAGCCGACGAGGAAGGTGGTCAGCGGGGCGGCGGGCCGGGCCACGCCGTGTGCGGCGTCACGTGCCAGGTCGAGCAGCGCGCCGGTGTCGACGTCCAGGTCGATGCCCAGCTCGTTCTTGACTGCGGAGATCCATTCATCCAACACGTGCCCATGCTCCCTGATGCGTGCCCTGGCGCTGACGAGGTCGTCCCAGGTGTCGCAGTCGAAGGACGCGAGCGGGTCCGGGACGCGGGTGAGACTGAGGGCGCCGGTCAGCCGGCGCAGGGGCAGTCCGGTCAGGCCGTCGGGCCCGGCGGCGAGGGCGGCCAGCTCGCGTCGGAGCGCGGCGGTGCGGTAGGCGGCCACGAGCGGCTGGTCACGGCCGTCGGCGTCGGTGAGCAGCGCGCCGTCGCCTCCGGTCTCGCGCAGGGCCGTCAACAGGCGCCGCAGTGTGGCCGGCTGGAGAAAGGGCAGGTCGGCGGAGAGGACGACGGTGTGCTCGGCGGTGGTGAGCCGCAAGCCGGCGTCCAGCGCGGCGACCGGTCCGGCGCCGGGCGGCTCCTCGCGCGTC from Streptomyces roseochromogenus subsp. oscitans DS 12.976 encodes the following:
- a CDS encoding molybdopterin molybdotransferase MoeA, with the translated sequence MTAPGTRAAAPAEDSDDLDVEEALALVREANDDQPGQVPAPAPEAHGEEHRAVPWRQAREIAARAARTRVRRAPVTVPLGDALGLVLAAPLDALTDLPSFDTSAMDGWAVAGPGPWDVRDEGVLAGHAQPEPLTDGEAVRIATGARIPADTTAVLRSEHGRTDAQGRLHTTRELAQGQDIRPRAQECRGGDQLLPIGTVVTPAVLGLAAAAGYDSVTAVPRPRAEVLVLGDELLTEGLPHDGLIRDALGPMLPPWLRALGAEVVAVRRIGDDAEALHQAVTGSEADLVVTTGGTAGGPVDHVHPVLERIGAELLVDGVEVRPGHPMLLARTKDAQHVVGLPGNPLAAVSGLLTLAEPLLRTLAAHPAPEPYTLPLKEAIQGHPHDTRLVPVVLRGDRAAPLHYNGPAMLRGIAAADALAVVPPGGAGQGEETELLDLPWAAAGIGVCFT
- a CDS encoding potassium channel family protein, whose protein sequence is MKLPGHDAIARQAGDHLVTHRVKLPKKVVERPIRQVVKRLLMALLVLVATALVVYADHDGYHDNADDSVDLLDAFYYATVTLSTTGYGDITPVSDGARLTNIFVITPLRVLFLIILVGTTLEVLTERTREEWRLNRWRSALRDHTVVIGFGTKGRSAIQTVCATGLKQEQVVVVDPSAKAVDAATAEGYAGVMGDATRSDVLKRAELHKARQIIIAPQRDDTAVLVTLTARQLNRSAKIVAAVREEENAPLLKQSGADAVITSASAAGRLLGLSVLSPAAGMVMEDLIQQGSGLGLVERPVVRAEVGKRTRETDDLVVSVVRGHRVLGYDDPAVGTLQLTDRLITIVRASHGAQVTLDNRPLPRD
- a CDS encoding DUF6457 domain-containing protein, whose amino-acid sequence is LRVGGRALIDRVLTACAGAGTTVVVAGRRPTARPVRWTREEPPGAGPVAALDAGLRLTTAEHTVVLSADLPFLQPATLRRLLTALRETGGDGALLTDADGRDQPLVAAYRTAALRRELAALAAGPDGLTGLPLRRLTGALSLTRVPDPLASFDCDTWDDLVSARARIREHGHVLDEWISAVKNELGIDLDVDTGALLDLARDAAHGVARPAAPLTTFLVGYAAAQGKGGPEAVAEATRKAAALALRWEEENNGGGKENSGKESSGGPSAPDAG